The Mixophyes fleayi isolate aMixFle1 chromosome 1, aMixFle1.hap1, whole genome shotgun sequence genome includes a region encoding these proteins:
- the TOMM5 gene encoding mitochondrial import receptor subunit TOM5 homolog yields the protein MFRLEGLGAKADPEEMRVKMRRDVLTSVRNFLIYVAVLRITPFVLKKLDSI from the exons ATGTTCCGTCTGGAGGGTCTCGGGGCCAAGGCTGACCCCGAAGAGATGCGTGTCAAGATGCGGCGAGATGTTCTCACCTCCGTGCGCAACTTCCTGATCTATGTGGCGGTGCTGCGGATCA CTCCATTTGTCTTGAAGAAGTTGGACAGTATATGA